The window TCTTCGGTACACCACTACTTATATCTACTCCGAGTTCTTTCATAACCTGAACAGCTTTTAGATTTATTTTTTCTGCGGGATTAGTGCCGGCAGAATATACTTCAAGATTTTTGTCGAATGATTTAAGAAACCCTTCTGCCATTTGACTTCGGCAGGAGTTTCCTGTGCAGAGAATCAAGATTCTTTTTTTCATTTATTTACATACCCTTCAAAAGTCTCTAAATTCAGATCTGGTCGTTGAGACTTTTGAAGTATTATGTTGTTGAGATTTTTGAAGTATTCTCTTACCATAATATATTTCTAATTGTCTGAAAATCTCTATACGATTGGTGAATGTCAATAAAATCTTTTTTCCTTCCAAACCAACTTAAGACATCTTCCTTTTTGATTTTTGTTGTGCGTGATGATAGGAGCGAATTATATGAACTGAATTTCCATTCAGATGCTTTTTTGCATAAGCCCAATCGAACAGGATTTAGATGAATATAGACTATCAAGCGAGTTAAATATTGCTGCTTATCAATAAGTTTCCGTTTGAATTTATATTGAAACAAGCTGCCCGTTCTGTTGTAATTATTATTTATTGCTTTTGCATATGTAATAAAAAAGTCTTTGAATGCTTTTTGAAGAGGAGATAAGTGAAATACTCCAGGCAAATCTGTAGGATTCTCTAAGACTTTTGATGTATTTTCTTTTACTCTAACCAATAGATGAAAATGATTGGGCAATAAACAATACGCAAACGTCTCTAAATAATTGGTGAGATATTTATCGTATTTTTCTAAGAAGTAGTAATAATTATTTTCTTCGAAAAAAATATTTTCCCTGTTATTACCTCTATTATAAATATGATAAAAATTACCTTCAAACATTGTTTTTACTTAAAACTTTAAAAAGTCTTTAAAACTTCAAAAGTCATTGAAACTTCAAAAGTCTTTGATTCCAGTTTTGCATTGTTGAGACTTTTGAAGTATTCTTCTACTCATTCAGAAATCCTTCGAGATGCTTGCATACTGAAATTCCTAAAGCGGTTAAATTATATCCTCCTTCAAGAACTGAAATAATCGGAATGTCAGTTTTGCCAGCAAAATCGTTCAGCAAACGAGTCATCAGAAAGTAATCATCTTCCAAAAGATTCATGCTTGCTAATGGATCGTTTTTGTGTGCATCAAATCCGGAGGAAATCATCATCAGT of the Ignavibacteria bacterium genome contains:
- a CDS encoding arsenate reductase ArsC, with product MKKRILILCTGNSCRSQMAEGFLKSFDKNLEVYSAGTNPAEKINLKAVQVMKELGVDISSGVPKSVEKFIDQSFDYVITVCDHAKETCPVFIGEVKNQIHIG
- a CDS encoding transposase — its product is MFEGNFYHIYNRGNNRENIFFEENNYYYFLEKYDKYLTNYLETFAYCLLPNHFHLLVRVKENTSKVLENPTDLPGVFHLSPLQKAFKDFFITYAKAINNNYNRTGSLFQYKFKRKLIDKQQYLTRLIVYIHLNPVRLGLCKKASEWKFSSYNSLLSSRTTKIKKEDVLSWFGRKKDFIDIHQSYRDFQTIRNILW